The Glycine max cultivar Williams 82 chromosome 12, Glycine_max_v4.0, whole genome shotgun sequence genome window below encodes:
- the LOC100782082 gene encoding uncharacterized protein, translating into MVCFCFLVDQRRKVRRSKPAAGTCSRCGGGASVAEMMTQTRFCYVPFYSKSWKAIICTFCGATLKSYR; encoded by the coding sequence ATGGTTTGCTTCTGTTTTCTGGTGGATCAGAGGAGGAAGGTGCGGCGGAGCAAGCCGGCGGCGGGGACGTGCTCGCGGTGCGGCGGCGGAGCCAGCGTGGCTGAGATGATGACACAAACCAGATTTTGCTACGTTCCCTTTTACTCCAAATCGTGGAAAGCTATCATATGCACTTTTTGTGGAGCCACTCTTAAATCTTACAGATGA
- the LOC100803996 gene encoding LOW QUALITY PROTEIN: receptor-like protein kinase THESEUS 1 (The sequence of the model RefSeq protein was modified relative to this genomic sequence to represent the inferred CDS: inserted 1 base in 1 codon) produces the protein MVMMKLVKWVSFVLVVYLFLVNGSFATFTPRDNYLIACGSSQSITSQDRTFVPDSQHSSLKLKTGNSVVASSNSSVPSPIYQSARIFTEKASYRFQVEEGRHWLRLYFSPLPNSAHNLTAAAITVVTDDFVLLCNFSFRNYNGSYMFREYAINVTSDTFTVTFIPSNGSVAFVNAIEVVSMPNDLFVDQALALNPTAAFNGLSELAFETVYRLNIGGPLLTPQNDTLGRTWENDQKYLHVNSSVTKVSVNPSSIKYHAGVTPETAPNWVYATSEVMGDANVPDSNFNITWVFSVDPNFSYFIRVHFCDIISKSLNTLVFNLFINTDIALGSLDLSSITNDLAVPYYKDFVSNASADSNILTVSVGPDSMADITNATMNGLEVMKISNAFKSLDGLSSVASLLPSSASSKSKMGIIVGSSVGAMAAIALAGLCYCCLGRFKSKSTQQGHSWLPLPLYGNSQTMTKMSTTSQKSATASIISLASSNLGRLFTFQEILDATNKFDEKLLLGVGGFGRVYKGTLEDGTNVAVKRGNPRSEQGLAEFRTEIEMLSKLRHRHLVSLIGYCDERSEMILVYEYMANGPLRSHLYGTDLPPLSWKQRLEICIGAARGLHYLHTGASQSIIHRDVKTTNILLDDNFVAKVADFGLSKTGPALDQTHVSTAVKGSFGYLDPEYFRRQQLTEXSDVYSFGSSTPHNDMTKI, from the exons ATGGTGATGATGAAACTTGTAAAGTGGGTTTcctttgttttggttgtttatttgtttttggtgAATGGTTCATTTGCCACATTCACTCCTCGTGATAATTATCTAATTGCATGTGGTTCCTCCCAAAGCATAACTTCCCAAGACCGCACTTTTGTTCCTGATTCACAACATTCTTCACTAAAGTTGAAAACTGGGAATTCTGTTGTTGCTAGTTCCAATTCTAGTGTCCCTTCCCCAATATATCAATCAGCTAGGATTTTCACTGAGAAAGCTTCTTATAGGTTTCAGGTTGAGGAAGGTAGGCACTGGCTTAGGCTATATTTTTCTCCTCTTCCCAACTCTGCCCATAATTTGACTGCTGCTGCTATAACAGTGGTCACTGATGATTTTGTTCTATTGTGCAACTTCTCCTTTAGGAACTACAATGGTTCTTATATGTTTAGGGAGTATGCCATCAATGTTACCTCTGATACCTTCACTGTCACCTTCATTCCTTCAAATGGTTCAGTAGCCTTTGTCAATGCAATTGAAGTTGTGTCAATGCCAAATGACTTGTTTGTTGATCAGGCATTGGCCCTTAACCCAACTGCAGCATTCAATGGCCTTTCTGAGCTTGCTTTTGAGACCGTTTATCGGTTAAACATAGGAGGTCCGTTGCTCACTCCCCAAAATGACACATTAGGAAGGACTTGGGAGAATGATCAGAAATACCTCCATGTGAATAGTTCAGTCACTAAGGTGTCTGTTAACCCTTCCAGTATTAAGTATCATGCAGGTGTTACGCCTGAGACCGCACCGAATTGGGTCTATGCCACTTCTGAAGTAATGGGGGATGCAAATGTACCTGACTCAAATTTCAACATTACTTGGGTCTTTTCTGTGGATCCAAACTTCTCCTATTTCATCCGGGTGCACTTTTGTGATATTATTAGCAAGTCTCTCAACACTTTAGTGTTCAATTTGTTCATAAACACTGACATAGCTCTTGGAAGCCTTGACCTCTCATCCATAACTAATGACTTGGCTGTGCCTTACTACAAGGACTTTGTTTCCAATGCCTCAGCAGACTCCAACATTTTGACAGTGAGTGTTGGTCCTGATTCAATGGCAGATATTACAAATGCCACTATGAATGGTCTTGAGGTTATGAAGATAAGCAATGCATTCAAGAGCTTGGATGGACTTTCTTCAGTTGCGAGTCTCCTTCCCAGTTCAGCATCAAGCAAAAGCAAGATGGGAATAATAGTTGGTTCTTCTGTTGGGGCTATGGCTGCCATTGCTTTAGCTGGTTTGTGTTATTGCTGCCTTGGGAGATTCAAATCAAAGTCTACTCAACAGGGCCATTCTTGGCTGCCTTTACCCTTATATGGAAACTCTCAGACCATGACAAAAATGTCAACAACTTCACAGAAGAGTGCAACTGCAAGCATCATTTCTTTAGCTTCATCAAATCTCGGACGGTTGTTCACCTTCCAAGAGATCCTTGATGCAACCAACAAATTTGATGAGAAGCTGCTTCTTGGTGTTGGTGGTTTTGGCAGGGTTTATAAAGGGACTCTTGAAGATGGGACCAATGTGGCTGTTAAAAGGGGGAACCCCAGATCTGAACAAGGTCTTGCTGAATTCCGAACAGAAATTGAGATGTTATCCAAGCTTCGCCATCGCCATCTTGTGTCCCTCATTGGCTATTGCGATGAGAGATCAGAAATGATTCTTGTTTATGAATACATGGCTAATGGACCTCTCAGGAGTCATTTGTATGGAACTGACTTACCACCTCTATCATGGAAGCAGCGGCTTGAAATTTGCATCGGAGCAGCAAGAGGCCTTCATTATCTCCACACAGGAGCATCTCAAAGCATAATTCACCGCGATGTAAAGACAACTAACATCCTCTTAGATGATAACTTTGTTGCTAAGGTTGCTGACTTTGGCCTCTCCAAAACTGGTCCTGCTCTTGATCAGACTCATGTGAGCACTGCTGTTAAAGGTAGTTTCGGTTATCTTGATCCTGAATACTTCAGAAGGCAACAGCTTACAG AATCAGATGTTTATTCATTTGGA TCATCTACACCCCACAATGATATGACGAAAATTTGA